From the Hymenobacter yonginensis genome, one window contains:
- the bioA gene encoding adenosylmethionine--8-amino-7-oxononanoate transaminase has product MPQLTSLALRDAAVLWHPYTQMQTAPLPIPIVRGEGSWLIAEDGTRYLDAISSWWVNLHGHSHPAIAERVSEQLRTLEHVLFAGFTHPTAVELAEQLLALLPANQARVFYSDNGSTAVEVALKMVLQYFHNQDQPARRTFLCFQNSYHGDTFGAMAVSARGAFTEPFWPLLFDVQFLDVPVPGHEAATLAQLDELLRRSDVAGFIFEPLVLGTAGMVMYEPEVLSEMLRRCHQAGVLCISDEVMTGFGRTGPLFASELLTEQPDIMCFSKGLTGGTMAMGLTTCAAPVYEAFLSHDKMRALFHGHSYTANPVACAAALASLELTRADECTHQRQRIEAAHAAFRREIEGQPGIRAVRHRGTILAVEYDPGEGTSYFSRLRDAFYQLALDHRVVLRPLGNVVYLLPPYCTTDEELGLLYDVLRRMRHLVLDFTPAPNLPEILHD; this is encoded by the coding sequence ATGCCTCAACTTACTTCCCTTGCCCTCCGCGACGCCGCCGTGCTGTGGCACCCCTATACCCAGATGCAAACCGCCCCGCTGCCTATCCCCATTGTACGGGGCGAAGGCAGCTGGCTGATTGCCGAAGACGGCACCCGCTACCTCGACGCCATTTCCTCGTGGTGGGTGAATTTGCATGGCCATAGTCACCCCGCCATTGCGGAGCGCGTGAGCGAGCAGCTGCGCACCCTGGAGCACGTGCTGTTTGCCGGCTTCACCCATCCCACGGCCGTGGAGTTGGCCGAGCAGCTGCTGGCGCTCCTGCCCGCCAACCAGGCCCGCGTGTTCTACTCCGACAACGGCTCGACGGCCGTGGAAGTGGCCCTGAAAATGGTGCTGCAGTACTTCCACAACCAGGACCAGCCCGCACGCCGCACCTTCCTCTGCTTCCAGAACTCCTACCACGGCGACACCTTTGGGGCCATGGCCGTGAGTGCCCGCGGGGCCTTCACCGAGCCCTTCTGGCCGCTGCTGTTCGACGTGCAATTCCTCGACGTACCGGTGCCGGGCCACGAGGCCGCAACCCTGGCCCAGCTCGACGAGCTGCTGCGCCGCTCCGATGTGGCCGGCTTCATCTTCGAGCCGCTGGTGCTGGGCACGGCCGGCATGGTGATGTACGAGCCCGAAGTGCTGAGTGAGATGCTGCGCCGCTGCCACCAGGCCGGGGTGCTGTGCATTTCGGATGAGGTGATGACCGGCTTCGGCCGCACCGGACCGCTGTTTGCCTCCGAGTTGCTGACGGAGCAGCCCGACATTATGTGCTTTTCCAAGGGCCTCACCGGCGGCACCATGGCCATGGGCCTCACCACCTGCGCCGCGCCGGTATACGAGGCCTTTCTGAGCCACGACAAGATGCGGGCGCTGTTCCACGGCCATTCCTACACGGCCAACCCGGTGGCCTGCGCCGCCGCCCTGGCGAGCCTGGAACTCACGCGGGCCGACGAGTGCACCCACCAGCGCCAGCGCATCGAGGCGGCCCACGCCGCGTTCCGGCGGGAAATTGAGGGCCAGCCAGGCATCCGGGCGGTGCGGCACCGGGGCACCATCCTGGCCGTGGAGTACGACCCCGGGGAGGGCACCAGCTACTTCAGCCGCCTGCGCGACGCCTTCTACCAGCTCGCCCTCGACCACCGCGTGGTGCTGCGCCCCCTCGGCAACGTGGTGTACCTGCTGCCGCCCTATTGCACCACCGACGAGGAGTTGGGCCTGCTCTACGACGTGCTGCGCCGCATGCGCCACTTAGTGCTCGACTTCACCCCCGCCCCCAACCTGCCCGAAATCCTGCATGACTAA